The Meles meles chromosome 6, mMelMel3.1 paternal haplotype, whole genome shotgun sequence DNA segment GCCTTGGATGAGCCTCTTGAGGAGTGTTTCCAAACAGTGATCAGGATGAAGCTGTAGGAGACAATCAATATGAAGAATGATCCCAGAGATATAAACCCACTGTTGGCTGTGACCATGAACTCTAAACTGTAGGTATCTGTGCAGGCAAGTTTGAGGAACCGAGGGAAGTCACAGTAAAAGCTGTCTAATAAATTAGGGCCGCAGAATGGCAATTTTATAACAAAAAGCAGTTGAATCACAGAGTGGGTCAAGCCAATTACCCATGCAGCGATCAgaagcaaaatacacatttttcggTTCATAATAGTCAAATAGTGGAGAGGCTTACATATGGCAACATATCTGTCAAAAGCCATGGCAATGAGCAGCACCATCTCCACACCACCAATGACGTGAAGAAAGAAGATTTGAGTGATACAGCCACCAAAGGAGATGACCTTACGCTTTCTAAAAAGATCATAAATCATCTTGGGAGAAATGACAGAAGAAACCCCCAGGTCAATGAAGGAGAGGTTAGCCAACAGAAAGTACATGGGGGAGTGCAAGTGAGGGTTAGAAGCCACAGTGAACATGATGAGGGTATTTCCCATCATGCTTGCCACATAAAAcatggaggagaaaacaaagagaagaagt contains these protein-coding regions:
- the LOC123944370 gene encoding olfactory receptor 4F3/4F16/4F29-like — protein: MDGVNHSVVSEFVFLGLTNSWEIQLLLFVFSSMFYVASMMGNTLIMFTVASNPHLHSPMYFLLANLSFIDLGVSSVISPKMIYDLFRKRKVISFGGCITQIFFLHVIGGVEMVLLIAMAFDRYVAICKPLHYLTIMNRKMCILLLIAAWVIGLTHSVIQLLFVIKLPFCGPNLLDSFYCDFPRFLKLACTDTYSLEFMVTANSGFISLGSFFILIVSYSFILITVWKHSSRGSSKALSTLSTHVMVVILFFGPCIFVYIWPHPTSHLDKFLAVFDAVLTPFFNSVIYTFRNKEMKVAMRKVCSQFIAYRRIS